A segment of the Lycium barbarum isolate Lr01 chromosome 7, ASM1917538v2, whole genome shotgun sequence genome:
atttgTTATAGTTTAAAATGTAACAAAAAAAGATTGACATACTCCTAGCAGCCTTAGGGACGTCGTCAAATACTGAAGTTACCATATTGAACACCGCCTGTTTTTTGACAGGACAACGAAAAGGCGTGTTAATGGAACAGTCCCTACTAGAAACAGATGTTTATCCCACCGACATTCAATgaaaatttgtgttataaaacaTAATTTTTCCATCTCATTCCCATCGAACCAGCTCACTGGAAAAATACATGGTGGAAAACAGGTTTCCATTGAAATGCTGGGaaattttctgatttttctatgtgaaaacactattatttagttttttttcccACCAACATTCGGTGTAAGTAGCCACCAAATATTTTTCGGTGGAAAATTTCAGTGGGTAAAAagtgattttttagtagtgagtaACTCTTCGAGAATTGAGGATTCTATTTgccaatgttaaaaaaaaaaaaaaaaaaaaaaaaaaaaaggttatagACATACCAAAATTCTTGGTATCATAGATGATTCTGAAATAACTTGAGCATTCCTGCAAACGTTATTTGTTCATCAATATTTATGCTTGTGCTGATAAGTAGGAGGCTTAAATTATATTTAAAATGACTTATTTGATAGGTGTGGATTATTTTACTTAATGAGTAGTTGTTCTCCATCTCTTGATAATTCATAGTAACTGCAACCTCTTGTGAAGGGAACTTCTTTCTTCTTCCACTCTGTAATAACAAGTATATGCTCTTTCAGTTTGGGCATTTAAGCTATAAAAATTTAGAAATCAGTTATAATTAATTGAAGTACCTGGATATGATAATGACTCATTAAGTTAAAAAATGCAATTGTAATTCACTTTAAAAGGTTCTATTTACCTAAATGCCATTTTACAATTGCTGTAAGATCAACACCTTCATAAATGTTATCTATGCTTAATTCTGCGTCTTGGCGCATGCTCGTGGTTAGTTGTTCCAGAAATTTTAAAGCCTCCTGCGTAAATTTGCAAAAGGGAGTTGAAGAGTCAGGCACATAGACAGAAGGATGGTCAATTGAACACCAGGGGTAGAGCTAGAGTTCTAGTTACGGATTCGATAGAATCCAGTAGCTTtagccaaaaagaaattatttgtgttatgaaattCACTTAATATATACTCCATATAAATATTCTATATAGAAATCGATAAACTGCTTTTTCGAGAATCCAGAACCCATAACTCAAAATTCTGGATTGCCTCCGCGGAACAACCTTTCTCCGAaaattatactatgtatatagaAAATTATATTGCATATATAGGTCAAAAATcactttttatacatatatattgtatCTTGAACACCCTTAGCGAAAAAAATAGCAAACCTTTCTCCCTTGAAATGATTGAGGGAATGAGAAATCATCAAAGAAACAATCTTCAGATATGAGCAAGGACAGTTGGTTCGGGTCCTTGTTATTTATGCTGGCGTAGAATGTTTCGATTGTGTCGGATGGTGAAAGTGAACGTTTGCCAATTTCAGGATTGACCATTGAATGCGCGATCAAGGACCTCTGTCTGCTCCTGATACTTCCTATTTTGAGTTTTTGTTCATTTAGTTTGGTGATTTTTGCATTTGGAGTTTTCAATAGCAGAATGCTTTGGCGACTCCTAAAATCTGGTGTGGACAATAAACTTTGCGAGACAATTTGACCTGAAAGTGCCATGTTAACAGATATATAGCGGCATTGCAGAAAGATCAAATAATTTATAGATGCAATGCCTTGGCAGGGAGAAAAGGAATCACTGAAGTGCTTTCTTAATATATTGGTGTCAATAAATGTTCTGTGCCTTGCTTTAAAATTAGGGTAAACTCAGAATATGATTCTTTGGTGTTAAACATGTTGCAATCTTCAACAGAGGTCGATGTAACATGTTTGCTACGGGTTGACCCTGACCATTTTCGACACTGAGTATATGTATTTAGGTAACAATTAGATGTCGAACCCATAATTCTGAAAAGTGCAATAGATTCAATCGTAAGATTCTAAAAGTCAAACACATTAAGTTTTAATATTCTTGATCTGCCTCTATTCAGGGCAGGTCTATGACATTGTAGGGTAAAAACAGAGGTTTTCCGTCTTTATTTTTCTTTCCCACTTCTTTAAAGCATTCAAATAATATGTTTGACACTTCATATAATGCTATGAACTAAAATGAGCGAGAATTCATTAAGTCGATCTTACCTTGTTTGGGAGTGAGGCATAGATATTTGTCTTAGTTTAGTGGTCTTAATTATAATGCTATGATGTTGGAGATAAAATGCCTTCTCATAAAAGAGTATAAGTAGGTAAAATTTTATACTTAAACCGTAATGTTCCTTAGTGTTTACTACTATGTGGAACCGAGCGCAAACTAGAAATTttcaaatcaaaatatcaaaacAATGTGATATCGCATCCATAAAAATTAAAGCATTAAAAACAACTAAGAGTTTATGATATTGTATAATAAAGAAATCCCATGGAATCATATCAACTATTGTTTCCTACTATTTCTACACATATGCATTATCTCAAAAGATTTTCTAAAACTATTTATCGGTACCAATTCTTGCATACGTGCCGCTCCGAAAACACACACTACGATAGGTTGTAAAATTTAATTGGTTGTTTGTTCAACTGGCACAAGTCTGATCTTCTTTCTCCTTGGGCATCTCATAGCGACAAATAGGGCAATAATGGCTTGTCTCGAGCCACTTGGTGATACACTCTCCATGGAACATATGAGAACAAGGCATGCTAAGTATTTCATGATCAGATTCCTTCGTCACAAGCTCCTCTAAACACACTATACATTCGTCCTTGGTATTTTTTTCATCAATCtccatcttctgtaataactgcAGGGATGATTTACTAGCTGGCACCATACCATGCTCTTCTGGAAACACAATCCTATAATCAAAAACATGGTCGTACTCCAATTTTACATCCACAGATAATTCCAACACTCCGTGATGACCCTTGTTAGACTCAGCGATACTACGCACTTGTGTCATTGTACTTTCCACTATCGCATCACGTTGATCTTGATACACCGCGTTCCAATTCCCAAATAGTTTTGAAATTTCAAGGTAGAATTTGACGTCGGACATGAGAATAGAAGGGGTGAAATAGA
Coding sequences within it:
- the LOC132602436 gene encoding uncharacterized protein LOC132602436 isoform X1, with protein sequence MALSGQIVSQSLLSTPDFRSRQSILLLKTPNAKITKLNEQKLKIGSIRSRQRSLIAHSMVNPEIGKRSLSPSDTIETFYASINNKDPNQLSLLISEDCFFDDFSFPQSFQGRKEALKFLEQLTTSMRQDAELSIDNIYEGVDLTAIVKWHLEWKKKEVPFTRGCSYYELSRDGEQLLIKNAQVISESSMIPRILAVFNMVTSVFDDVPKAARRFLKNHQDTVQMLLNVCRNAQVISESSMLPRILMALNMVTSVFDDFPEAARRFLKNHQDTVQMLLNTYKIVLQPFISPILAWYKKLWTLAITFVGLINKFYLFIYFLFYFFYYFFLLFFINKLVQFIMKNFKE
- the LOC132602436 gene encoding uncharacterized protein LOC132602436 isoform X3; the encoded protein is MALSGQIVSQSLLSTPDFRSRQSILLLKTPNAKITKLNEQKLKIGSIRSRQRSLIAHSMVNPEIGKRSLSPSDTIETFYASINNKDPNQLSLLISEDCFFDDFSFPQSFQGRKEALKFLEQLTTSMRQDAELSIDNIYEGVDLTAIVKWHLEWKKKEVPFTRGCSYYELSRDGEQLLIKNAQVISESSMIPRILAVFNMVTSVFDDVPKAARRFLKNHQDTVQMLLNVCRNAQVISESSMLPRILGF
- the LOC132602436 gene encoding uncharacterized protein LOC132602436 isoform X2, giving the protein MALSGQIVSQSLLSTPDFRSRQSILLLKTPNAKITKLNEQKLKIGSIRSRQRSLIAHSMVNPEIGKRSLSPSDTIETFYASINNKDPNQLSLLISEDCFFDDFSFPQSFQGRKEALKFLEQLTTSMRQDAELSIDNIYEGVDLTAIVKWHLEWKKKEVPFTRGCSYYELSRDGEQLLIKNAQVISESSMIPRILAVFNMVTSVFDDVPKAARRFLKNHQDTVQMLLNVCRNAQVISESSMLPRILMALNMVTSVFDDFPEAARRFLKNHQDTVQMLLNTYKIVLQPFISPILAC
- the LOC132602437 gene encoding uncharacterized protein LOC132602437; its protein translation is MRNHSQFVFSCIVNQLSQKQKLSKNAHQSSSSLPLLNIISSLRIRHGSWYIPSSYNLTQPQVLYRRRVQTLSNNIYFTPSILMSDVKFYLEISKLFGNWNAVYQDQRDAIVESTMTQVRSIAESNKGHHGVLELSVDVKLEYDHVFDYRIVFPEEHGMVPASKSSLQLLQKMEIDEKNTKDECIVCLEELVTKESDHEILSMPCSHMFHGECITKWLETSHYCPICRYEMPKEKEDQTCAS